From one Phycodurus eques isolate BA_2022a chromosome 6, UOR_Pequ_1.1, whole genome shotgun sequence genomic stretch:
- the fbxo10 gene encoding F-box only protein 10: protein MCSAAVMEAGGLPVELWRLVLAYLPLAELGRCCQVCRAWRELVLSLDNTRWRQLCLGRPECRHPNWPGQPHLEPPSWREALKQHALATRTWAQNGPEHQSTACLLLFRRRKDRRVWHVGAGLELETLRGALGVAAPYDRLLLHPGVYEEQAEVALKVPVELVGLGGLGQVALMVCMEQQCPTARLCNLVFMPPWFSTVVYKASWGHVQLDNCNFEGAQLQVRGPGTCQARFCSFSKGSSVHLLSVALSLLDSCDFSGSDAASVTVEGSPVSEKNWACKYMAALARTFSPCGSNNSSPHRANSTGGSCSDATVKKEHTSMKDRQRGNGLEAADQGTVIEDGWSDGEDDGSREGGITQKLFSLDYKIPCDNHGLSHLLKPCAHDSLPLASSPNPPRVTPELLTLQQELERDPDAQMFVSSTLGCLVQRCLFREGKGGVHISNYGQARLEANIFRCLNYAVRCIQNSVLVMLRNEVCECRASGVFLRLSAQGLIAENDIHSNGEAGLDIRKGANPIVVCNRIHSGLRSGVVVLGNGKGSLRSNRIYNNGEAGVYILFSGNPVVRGNHIFQGQAAGIAVNENGRGIITENVIKDNQWGGVDIRRGGDPILRHNFICHGNSDGIVVGERGRGLIEGNHVYCNKGCGVWVMSSSLPQLLGNYITHNCMYGLAVFCRKDPDNIKAREGNWPGHDGIGGDDGGDRRGVVEEDGREEQENLHEEGEMFAWESDLDSEDERHSARRSISVALVESNCMSFNGAVGLYVKTSEPLNVYANLVNRNRGAGVAVLQSSQLTRLVANCIVANVRGGVTVERDSRAELRCNGIYENNDHGVDFAGIGQMVENDVVGNCGYGIQVSGSGDVKLLRNRVQPALGCGIAILGPVKAVVTDNQLFQGHPESKKSLLHWDPGNESCVLRNNSISRHNSSCTSVPPWILENPPPRPPASSPSGLSSSQYPSRLGISMTTRISATVESGCHSGSMFCSIL, encoded by the exons ATGTGCAGCGCAGCCGTCATGGAGGCGGGCGGCCTCCCGGTGGAGCTGTGGCGGCTCGTCTTGGCCTACCTGCCCCTCGCCGAGCTGGGCCGCTGCTGCCAGGTGTGCCGCGCCTGGAGGGAGCTGGTCCTCTCTCTGGATAACACCCGCTGGAGGCAGCTGTGCCTCGGCCGCCCCGAGTGCCGGCACCCCAACTGGCCCGGCCAGCCTCACCTGGAGCCGCCGTCGTGGAGGGAGGCCCTGAAGCAGCACGCCCTGGCCACCCGCACCTGGGCGCAAAACGGACCCGAACACCAGTCCACGGCCTGCCTCCTTTTATTCAGGCGGCGGAAAGACCGCCGGGTGTGGCACGTGGGCGCCGGGTTGGAGTTGGAGACCCTGCGAGGCGCTCTCGGGGTGGCGGCGCCTTACGACCGGCTGCTTCTCCATCCGGGGGTGTACGAAGAGCAGGCGGAGGTGGCCCTCAAGGTGCCCGTGGAGCTGGTTGGACTGGGCGGGCTGGGTCAGGTGGCCCTCATGGTGTGCATGGAGCAGCAGTGCCCCACTGCCAGGCTGTGTAATCTGGTTTTCATGCCACCCTGGTTCTCCACCGTGGTGTACAAG GCGTCATGGGGTCATGTCCAACTGGATAACTGCAACTTTGAGGGGGCTCAGCTGCAAGTCCGCGGGCCCGGGACTTGCCAGGCACGTTTTTGCTCTTTCTCCAAGGGCAGCTCTGTGCATTTGCTTAGCGTGGCCCTCAGCTTACTGGACAGCTGTGACTTCTCCGGGAGCGATGCAGCTTCTGTCACAGTGGAAGGTTCGCCGGTGTCGGAAAAGAACTGGGCTTGTAAATATATGGCTGCCCTTGCCAGGACATTCTCTCCGTGCGGGAGCAATAATAGTAGCCCCCACAGGGCGAACTCCACTGGCGGATCTTGCTCTGATGCTACTGTTAAAAAAGAGCACACAAGTATGAAGGACAGGCAGCGGGGAAATGGATTGGAAGCAGCTGACCAGGGCACAGTGATTGAAGATGGGTGGAGTGATGGTGAGGATGATGGGAGCCGAGAGGGAGGAATCACCCAAAAACTATTTTCACTGGATTATAAAATCCCATGCGACAACCATGGACTGTCCCACTTACTGAAGCCCTGTGCGCATGACTCCTTGCCATTAGCCTCCTCCCCAAATCCCCCACGTGTGACTCCGGAGCTCCTCACCCTTCAGCAGGAGCTGGAACGGGACCCAGATGCTCAGATGTTTGTGTCGTCCACTCTTGGCTGCCTCGTTCAGCGTTGTCTCTTCAGGGAGGGGAAGGGAGGAGTCCATATATCTAATTACGGACAAGCTCGACTGGAGGCCAACATTTTTCGCTGTCTGAACTATGCCGTCAGATGCATCCAGAACTCCGTA CTAGTGATGCTGCGAAACGAGGTGTGTGAGTGCAGAGCATCGGGCGTGTTCCTGCGGCTGTCGGCTCAGGGCCTCATCGCCGAAAATGACATCCACTCAAACGGGGAGGCGGGGCTGGACATCAGGAAAGGCGCTAACCCCATCGTTGTG TGTAACAGAATCCACAGCGGCTTGCGCTCTGGGGTTGTTGTGCTTGGCAATGGAAAGGGGTCACTTCGGAGCAACCGGATCTATAACAACGGGGAAGCGGGCGTGTACATCCTCTTCAGTGGGAACCCTGTGGTCCG TGGAAACCACATCTTCCAAGGGCAAGCAGCAGGGATTGCTGTAAATGAGAATGGCAGAGGGATTATAACAG AAAATGTCATCAAGGACAATCAGTGGGGAGGTGTGGACATCCGCAGAGGTGGTGACCCAATCTTGAGGCATAACTTCATCTGTCATGGAAACTCTGACGGCATTGTGGTGGGAGAGCGAGGCCGGGGACTCATTGAGGGAAACCATGTCTACT GCAACAAAGGTTGCGGTGTGTGGGTTATGTCATCCAGCCTCCCACAGCTTCTTGGAAACTACATCACCCATAACTGCATGTATGGCCTGGCCGTGTTCTGCAGGAAGGACCCAGACAACATCAAGGCCAGGGAGGGGAACTGGCCAGGGCACGACGGGATCGGCGGGGACGACGGCGGCGACAGGAGGGGCGTAGTTGAGGAAGACGGCAGGGAAGAGCAGGAAAACCTACATGAGGAGGGGGAAATGTTTGCATGGGAGAGCGACCTGGACAGTGAAGATGAGCGCCACTCGGCACGCCGCTCCATCAGTGTGGCGCTGGTGGAAAGCAACTGCATGAGCTTCAATGGAG CCGTCGGTCTGTATGTTAAAACCAGTGAGCCACTCAACGTTTATGCCAACCTCGTCAACCGCAACAGGGGCGCTGGCGTTGCCGTGCTGCAGAGCAGTCAGCTAACCCGCTTGGTTGCCAACTGCATTGTTGCAAATGTACGAGGGGGCGTCACAGTGGAGAGAGACTCCCGTGCGGAGCTGCGCTGTAACGGTATATATGAAAACAACGACCACGGCGTCGACTTTGCTGGGATCGGACAAATGGTCGAGAATGACGTGGTTGGAAACTGTGGCTACGGGATCCAAGTGTCTGGAAGTGGTGATGTCAAG TTGCTGCGCAACCGTGTCCAACCGGCACTGGGTTGTGGCATCGCAATACTGGGACCAGTAAAAGCGGTGGTCACTGATAACCAGCTGTTCCAGGGCCACCCAGAAAGCAAAAAAAGCCTTTTACACTGGGACCCTGGCAATGAGAGCTGTGTGTTACGCAATAACAGTATTTCAAGACACAACAGCAG CTGTACGTCTGTCCCTCCTTGGATTCTGGAAAACCCTCCCCCCCGCCCGCCTGCCAGCTCACCTTCAGGCCTCTCCTCCTCCCAGTACCCCTCACGACTGGGAATCTCCATGACGACCAGGATCAGCGCCACCGTGGAGAGCGGTTGCCACAGTGGCAGCATGTTCTGCTCTATCCTGTGA
- the polr1e gene encoding DNA-directed RNA polymerase I subunit RPA49 has translation MAASCSIVCCEEDKDSEKAVIFRFSNGSVRNAEKLDFTMYTSADKVNPRKKTRRILVAESKRLSYVGQNFGTEALKCNSLCNYYVGVLNKQTMQMELHSAQLFNLQPVIPGENTVVDNNETTETYREKVDSLIEAFGTNKQKKALNSRRLNMVDHHMLHQAVVKAANTVIDEKGLHALQQEAAEMESQADFARHLPPCDAHADTLENVYPLENLLSPVDFKALEEAGSKMAALTAEELQTMRESGGVLCVVKHLENLPGDDEAREKMARCAFYLSMLLKLSRQKSLSHKFGMKEGCPRIVQNTLFRTFTVETFTNGRLQNMVSTSMRVKLAAYCLALLLHMGDMTADLTLLHQDMALSEARIVEVAKSMGLTLAKPPRGKNVVAGLHDERKKASLILPLVKYDAFVERRKRKKMH, from the exons ATGGCGGCCTCCTGTTCGATAGTGTGCTGCGAGGAAGATAAAGACTCAGAAAAAGCAGTTATat TTCGATTTTCCAACGGCAGCGTCCGAAATGCCGAGAAACTGGACTTCACGATGTACACGAGTGCAGATAAGGTCAACCCGAGGAAAAAAACGAGGCGGATACTG GTGGCCGAATCAAAAAGGTTGTCCTATGTTGGACAAAATTTCGGAACAGAAGCCCTTAAATGCAACAGTCTTTGCAA CTATTATGTTGGCGTATTGAACAAGCAGACCATGCAAATGGAACTGCACAGTGCCCAGCTTTTCAACTTGCAACCCGTTATACCAG GAGAAAACACAGTGGTGGATAATAACGAGACAACTGAAACATACAGAGAAAAG GTTGACTCTCTGATTGAGGCGTTTGGTACCAACAAACAGAAGAAAGCTCTGAACTCTCGCAGGCTGAACATGGTGGACCACCACATGTTGCACCAGGCGGTCGTGAAGGCTGCCAACACGGTCATCGATGAGAAGGGTCTGCATG CTCTGCAACAGGAAGCTGCCGAGATGGAGTCGCAGGCAGATTTTGCTCGCCACCTTCCTCCGTGTGACGCGCATGCAGACACGCTTGAGAATGTCTACCCGTTGGAGAACC TACTCAGTCCAGTGGACTTCAAGGCCTTGGAGGAGGCCGGTTCCAAGATGGCGGCGCTCACTGCTGAAGAGCTGCAGACGATGAGAGAGAGCGGAGG GGTTCTGTGCGTAGTGAAGCACCTGGAGAACCTGCCCGGTGACGACGAAGCCCGAGAGAAGATGGCGCGCTGCGCTTTCTACCTTTCCATGCTTCTCAAACTGTCGCGCCAGAAGAGCCTCAGCCACAAGT TTGGCATGAAGGAAGGCTGCCCTcgcattgtgcaaaacacacTATTCAGGACATTCACAGTGGAGACTTTCACCAATGGCAG GCTCCAGAACATGGTGTCTACTTCAATGCGTGTCAAATTAGCAGCATACTGCCTGGCTCTGCTGCTCCATATGGGTGACATGACTGCTGACCTCACATTACTGCATCAGGACATGGCACTCAGCGAGGCCAG GATAGTTGAAGTTGCAAAGTCGATGGGGTTGACCCTGGCGAAGCCCCCCCGTGGAAAGAACGTTGTGGCTGGCCTGCATGATGAACGCAAAAAGGCTTCCCTCATCCTCCCTCTTGTCAAATATGACGCATTTGTGGAGAGACGCAAACGCAAGAAGATGCATTAA
- the LOC133403806 gene encoding zinc finger and BTB domain-containing protein 5: MDFPSHFEQIFRQLNYQRMHGQLCDCVIAVGARHFKAHRSVLAACSTHFRALFTVADGDGGMNMIQLDSEVVTAEAFAALVDMMYTSTLMLGESNVMDVLLAASHLHLNNVVKACKHYLTTRTLPMSPSGDRAPPHRQQEQQRHRQHAAALVNPALAADANLAATAATSKLQRSFLLQQLGLSLVSSALGGMEDDGLGGRAAEQRDSFPIRRFHKRKASPGLSEERPRQRQRPSAPNLGLLSEEGGNADRVEGALLSPDSHKMGDDSKLDASMLRAPQDDPQMPSQSDGGRCEGDAAGMTQGGVGKEEDMEDDDRKTNRVKIKSGSEEEEEAEQKVLVKQEPLSSPEPADEISDVTSQAEGSDPAEPASQEEEEKVEPSPESSDRSFASEPQPSSDSLLRSGSQLLLKSGMGGGGGGFACSNALNGKPDFTISSFVGPKNFGSGTGVLMGGEDDLPNTTTGDAVAHNFLLRQEASGPSGSAPSTLLQSSPGSSEGRTRFGNNLQADSLFLHPLRDTYGNAGGSRGSGGCGGVDPFGLDFQRSNLGFHSVERPPRGASGATPTVLSYPGFRRMAPKISDSVGRDEGGAPQDSASSSSSLVRPMLLSESSGYDVAGGRPTSLPPQLTRASADVLSKCKKALSEHNVLVVEGARKYACKICCKTFLTLTDCKKHIRVHTGEKPYACLKCGKRFSQSSHLYKHSKTTCLRWQNSNMSNALL; encoded by the exons ATGGACTTTCCGAGCCACTTTGAGCAGATCTTCCGGCAGCTCAACTATCAGAGGATGCACGGTCAGCTGTGCGATTGTGTCATCGCGGTGGGCGCCCGACATTTCAAGGCCCATCGCTCCGTGCTGGCAGCCTGCAGCACCCACTTCAGAGCCTTGTTCACGGTCGCAGACGGGGACGGCGGCATGAATATGATCCAGCTGGACAGCGAG GTGGTGACAGCGGAGGCGTTTGCCGCCCTGGTGGACATGATGTACACGTCCACGCTAATGCTGGGGGAGAGCAACGTGATGGACGTCCTGCTGGCCGCCTCCCATCTGCACCTCAACAATGTGGTCAAAGCCTGCAAACACTACCTGACCACACGAACCCTGCCCATGTCCCCTTCGGGTGACAGAGCCCCGCCTCACCGCCAGCAAGAGCAGCAGAGGCACAGGCAGCACGCGGCAGCTTTGGTGAACCCCGCTTTAGCCGCCGATGCTAACCTGGCCGCAACTGCCGCCACCTCAAAGTTGCAGCGCTCCTTCTTGCTGCAGCAGCTCGGCCTTAGCTTGGTGAGCTCCGCTTTAGGCGGCATGGAGGACGACGGCTTGGGCGGCAGAGCGGCGGAACAGAGAGACTCGTTCCCTATTCGCCGCTTCCACAAGCGCAAAGCCTCACCGGGCCTATCGGAGGAGAGGCCCAGACAGAGGCAGCGGCCGTCTGCCCCGAACTTGGGATTACTTTCGGAAGAGGGGGGGAACGCAGACCGAGTGGAAGGAGCGCTCCTCTCGCCGGACTCCCACAAGATGGGGGACGACTCCAAACTGGACGCGAGCATGCTACGCGCCCCTCAGGACGATCCTCAGATGCCGAGCCAGTCGGACGGCGGGCGGTGTGAGGGGGACGCCGCGGGGATGACGCAGGGAGGGGTGGGCAAGGAGGAGGACATGGAGGATGACGACCGCAAGACCAACAGAGTCAAGATCAAATCGGGaagcgaggaagaggaggaggcagaaCAGAAG GTTCTGGTCAAACAAGAGCCGCTGAGCTCGCCCGAGCCCGCGGACGAAATCAGCGACGTGACGTCGCAGGCTGAAGGCAGCGACCCGGCCGAGCCGGCGAgccaggaggaagaggagaaagtGGAGCCGAGTCCCGAGAGCAGCGACCGCAGCTTCGCCTCGGAACCGCAGCCCAGCTCCGACTCGCTGCTGCGGTCCGGCTCCCAGCTTCTGCTCAAGAGCGGCatgggaggaggcgggggaggCTTTGCTTGTAGTAACGCCTTAAACGGCAAACCTGATTTTACTATTTCCAGCTTCGTCGGCCCAAAGAATTTTGGGAGCGGCACCGGGGTCTTGATGGGTGGAGAGGATGATCTTCCCAACACCACCACTGGTGATGCTGTTGCTCATAACTTCCTGTTGAGGCAAGAGGCTTCTGGACCGTCCGGTTCTGCCCCATCCACTTTGCTACAGTCCAGTCCAGGCAGCAGTGAAGGCCGCACCCGTTTCGGAAACAACTTACAGGCTGATTCCCTCTTCCTTCATCCCCTTCGTGACACTTATGGGAACGCCGGAGGAAGTAGGGGTAGTGGAGGGTGTGGAGGAGTTGATCCATTTGGTTTGGACTTCCAGCGCTCCAACCTGGGGTTCCACTCCGTGGAGCGACCTCCACGGGGTGCCAGTGGAGCCACGCCCACCGTCCTGAGCTACCCCGGCTTCAGGCGCATGGCCCCAAAGATCAGCGACAGCGTGGGGCGGGACGAGGGCGGCGCCCCCCAGGACTCCGCCTCTTCCTCGTCCAGCCTGGTGCGCCCCATGCTCCTCAGCGAGTCTTCGGGGTACGACGTGGCGGGCGGTAGGCCCACCTCCCTCCCGCCTCAGCTGACTCGAGCCTCTGCGGACGTGCTGTCCAAGTGCAAGAAGGCTTTGTCGGAGCACAACGTCTTGGTGGTGGAGGGCGCGCGCAAATACGCCTGCAAGATCTGCTGTAAAACCTTCCTGACGCTGACCGACTGCAAGAAACACATCCGAGTGCACACGGGAGAGAAGCCCTACGCGTGCCTCAAGTGCGGCAAACGTTTCAGCCAATCGTCACACCTCTACAAGCATTCAAAGACCACCTGTCTTCGCTGGCAGAACAGCAACATGTCCAACGCCCTCCTCTAA
- the grhprb gene encoding glyoxylate reductase/hydroxypyruvate reductase b has product MWCSRVALRQLQRASVKPLTLTGAPAGFTQRDMSTPPRVYVTRHIPPEGLRILHESGQVQFELWDSDDVPVPRAELLQKVKGVDALLCVLTEKIDAELLDAAGPNLKVLSTMSVGFDHLSLEELKRRGIRVGYTPDVLTDAVAELTVALLLATSRRLIEATHEAKTGGWGTWRTLWLCGHELANSTVGVLGLGRIGVAIAERLAPFKVKKFIYTDTAPRPDLASDINAEYVSFDELAKRSDFLLACCALTPETHLICNKNLFSKMKTNSIFINTSRGGVVNQEDLYEALATNLIAGAGLDVTVPEPLPTDHPLLTLKNCVILPHIASASYSTRNAMSSLAANNLLLGLRGQPMIKELKL; this is encoded by the exons ATGTGGTGCAGTCGCGTGGCACTGCGTCAGCTCCAGCGGGCGTCCGTCAAGCCGCTGACTCTCACTGGGGCTCCGGCAGGCTTCACACAGAGGGACATGTCAACTCCACCTCGGGTGTATGTCACCCGCCACATCCCACCAGAGGGCCTGAGGATCCTCCACGAATCTGGACA AGTGCAGTTTGAGCTGTGGGACTCCGATGACGTCCCAGTGCCGAGGGCGGAGCTTCTTCAGAAGGTCAAAGGTGTCGATGCCCTCCTCTGTGTACTGACCGAGAAGATTGATGCCGAACTGCTGGACGCTGCAG GTCCCAACCTGAAGGTCCTCAGCACCATGTCTGTGGGCTTTGACCACCTCTCTCTGGAGGAGCTGAAGAGAAG AGGAATCCGTGTTGGTTACACACCTGACGTTCTGACAGACGCTGTCGCTGAACTGACTGTGGCTCTGCTGTTAGCAACTTCCAGGAGGCTCATCGAGGCCACACACGAAGCCAAGAC TGGAGGCTGGGGGACTTGGAGAACTCTGTGGCTGTGTGGACATGAGTTGGCCAACAGCACTGTGGGTGTTTTAGGCCTGGGGAGGATTG GTGTGGCTATCGCTGAACGCCTGGCTCCtttcaaagtgaaaaagttCATCTACACAGACACGGCTCCTCGCCCCGACCTGGCCAGTGACATTAATGCAGAGTACG TCTCGTTTGATGAGCTGGCGAAGCGGTCCGATTTCCTGTTGGCGTGTTGCGCTTTAACACCTGAAACGCATCTGATCTGCAACAAGAACCTTTTCTCCAAGATGAAAACAAACTCCATCTTCATCAACACAAGCAG AGGCGGTGTGGTGAATCAAGAGGACCTGTACGAGGCACTGGCCACTAATCTGATTGCGGGCGCGGGATTAGACGTGACCGTCCCTGAGCCTCTACCCACTGACCATCCACTGCTTACCCTCAAAAACTGTG TGATTCTGCCACACATCGCCAGTGCCTCCTACAGCACCCGCAACGCCATGTCCAGCCTGGCGGCAAACAACCTCCTGCTCGGCCTTCGCGGTCAACCAATGATCAAAGAGCTCAAACTGTGA